The proteins below come from a single Pristiophorus japonicus isolate sPriJap1 chromosome 18, sPriJap1.hap1, whole genome shotgun sequence genomic window:
- the c18h1orf174 gene encoding UPF0688 protein C1orf174 homolog isoform X1 — protein sequence MKTKQVGIRRSARIRNRELCAAASNISKQDVKDDGSMQEPPMPPHEAMPALDKTVSSPVQPSHPSKKQKCERVEVQTKEETVAAEQELEDAAIVLPHKPSHKSTEQNERPVTHEVCTEVSPMAQENMAPTTTSLPWRETEKQEKHADETQELANINGASAEISIQKVLEVIDKGMLENKEDIEKTEKCVDNDIEGRNSMEIDQPPGTSLKVDNSIFLDEDSNQPMPVGKFFGNVEIMQDLPQSVPLLDSVTRREYRRRHFIAKDEEDEELEDRAVDETAGEPRVLPLSENEVPVGTETKVNSLLQNTPDMVEKCL from the exons GTTGGAATTCGCCGTTCAGCACGTATTAGGAATAGGGAGCTCTGTGCTGCAGCATCCAACATCTCCAAACAGGATGTCAAGGATGACGGTTCAATGCAGGAACCACCCATG CCTCCACATGAAGCAATGCCTGCACTGGATAAAACGGTTTCCAGTCCAGTCCAGCCCAGCCATCCCTCAAAAAAACAGAAATGTGAAAGGGTGGAAGTGCAGACAAAGGAGGAGACTGTTGCTGCTGAGCAGGAGCTGGAAGATGCAGCAATCGTCCTTCCTCACAAACCATCACACAAATCAACAGAACAAAATGAGAGACCAGTTACTCATGAGGTATGCACAGAAGTGAGCCCAATGGCTCAGGAAAACATGGCACCCACCACAACCAGCTTGCCGTGGAGAGAGACAGAAAAGCAAGAAAAACATGCAGATGAAACTCAAGAACTGGCCAATATTAATGGTGCTTCAGCAGAGATATCTATTCAGAAAGTTTTGGAAGTCATCGATAAGGGTATGTTGGAAAACAAGGAAGACATTGAGAAAACAGAAAAATGTGTAGATAATGATATCGAAGGGAGAAATAGTATGGAGATTGATCAGCCACCAGGCACCTCACTCAAAGTGGATAACAGCATTTTTCTGGACGAGGATAGCAATCAGCCAATGCCTGTTGGCAAGTTCTTTGGGAATGTGGAGATTATGCAA GATCTTCCGCAGTCGGTACCACTCCTGGATTCTGTCACCAGGCGAGAGTATAGGAGGCGGCACTTCATTGCAAAAGATGAAGAGGATGAAGAACTGGAGGACAGGGCAGTGGATGAGACAGCAGGAGAGCCAAGAGTCCTGCCTCTTTCAGAAAATGAG GTGCCTGTGGGAACTGAAACAAAAGTAAATTCTTTGCTGCAAAATACACCGGACATGGTGGAGAAGTGTTTGTGA
- the c18h1orf174 gene encoding UPF0688 protein C1orf174 homolog isoform X4, whose protein sequence is MKTKQPPHEAMPALDKTVSSPVQPSHPSKKQKCERVEVQTKEETVAAEQELEDAAIVLPHKPSHKSTEQNERPVTHEVCTEVSPMAQENMAPTTTSLPWRETEKQEKHADETQELANINGASAEISIQKVLEVIDKGMLENKEDIEKTEKCVDNDIEGRNSMEIDQPPGTSLKVDNSIFLDEDSNQPMPVGKFFGNVEIMQDLPQSVPLLDSVTRREYRRRHFIAKDEEDEELEDRAVDETAGEPRVLPLSENEVPVGTETKVNSLLQNTPDMVEKCL, encoded by the exons CCTCCACATGAAGCAATGCCTGCACTGGATAAAACGGTTTCCAGTCCAGTCCAGCCCAGCCATCCCTCAAAAAAACAGAAATGTGAAAGGGTGGAAGTGCAGACAAAGGAGGAGACTGTTGCTGCTGAGCAGGAGCTGGAAGATGCAGCAATCGTCCTTCCTCACAAACCATCACACAAATCAACAGAACAAAATGAGAGACCAGTTACTCATGAGGTATGCACAGAAGTGAGCCCAATGGCTCAGGAAAACATGGCACCCACCACAACCAGCTTGCCGTGGAGAGAGACAGAAAAGCAAGAAAAACATGCAGATGAAACTCAAGAACTGGCCAATATTAATGGTGCTTCAGCAGAGATATCTATTCAGAAAGTTTTGGAAGTCATCGATAAGGGTATGTTGGAAAACAAGGAAGACATTGAGAAAACAGAAAAATGTGTAGATAATGATATCGAAGGGAGAAATAGTATGGAGATTGATCAGCCACCAGGCACCTCACTCAAAGTGGATAACAGCATTTTTCTGGACGAGGATAGCAATCAGCCAATGCCTGTTGGCAAGTTCTTTGGGAATGTGGAGATTATGCAA GATCTTCCGCAGTCGGTACCACTCCTGGATTCTGTCACCAGGCGAGAGTATAGGAGGCGGCACTTCATTGCAAAAGATGAAGAGGATGAAGAACTGGAGGACAGGGCAGTGGATGAGACAGCAGGAGAGCCAAGAGTCCTGCCTCTTTCAGAAAATGAG GTGCCTGTGGGAACTGAAACAAAAGTAAATTCTTTGCTGCAAAATACACCGGACATGGTGGAGAAGTGTTTGTGA
- the c18h1orf174 gene encoding UPF0688 protein C1orf174 homolog isoform X3, whose product MVGTSQPPHEAMPALDKTVSSPVQPSHPSKKQKCERVEVQTKEETVAAEQELEDAAIVLPHKPSHKSTEQNERPVTHEVCTEVSPMAQENMAPTTTSLPWRETEKQEKHADETQELANINGASAEISIQKVLEVIDKGMLENKEDIEKTEKCVDNDIEGRNSMEIDQPPGTSLKVDNSIFLDEDSNQPMPVGKFFGNVEIMQDLPQSVPLLDSVTRREYRRRHFIAKDEEDEELEDRAVDETAGEPRVLPLSENEVPVGTETKVNSLLQNTPDMVEKCL is encoded by the exons ATGGTGGGTACATCACAG CCTCCACATGAAGCAATGCCTGCACTGGATAAAACGGTTTCCAGTCCAGTCCAGCCCAGCCATCCCTCAAAAAAACAGAAATGTGAAAGGGTGGAAGTGCAGACAAAGGAGGAGACTGTTGCTGCTGAGCAGGAGCTGGAAGATGCAGCAATCGTCCTTCCTCACAAACCATCACACAAATCAACAGAACAAAATGAGAGACCAGTTACTCATGAGGTATGCACAGAAGTGAGCCCAATGGCTCAGGAAAACATGGCACCCACCACAACCAGCTTGCCGTGGAGAGAGACAGAAAAGCAAGAAAAACATGCAGATGAAACTCAAGAACTGGCCAATATTAATGGTGCTTCAGCAGAGATATCTATTCAGAAAGTTTTGGAAGTCATCGATAAGGGTATGTTGGAAAACAAGGAAGACATTGAGAAAACAGAAAAATGTGTAGATAATGATATCGAAGGGAGAAATAGTATGGAGATTGATCAGCCACCAGGCACCTCACTCAAAGTGGATAACAGCATTTTTCTGGACGAGGATAGCAATCAGCCAATGCCTGTTGGCAAGTTCTTTGGGAATGTGGAGATTATGCAA GATCTTCCGCAGTCGGTACCACTCCTGGATTCTGTCACCAGGCGAGAGTATAGGAGGCGGCACTTCATTGCAAAAGATGAAGAGGATGAAGAACTGGAGGACAGGGCAGTGGATGAGACAGCAGGAGAGCCAAGAGTCCTGCCTCTTTCAGAAAATGAG GTGCCTGTGGGAACTGAAACAAAAGTAAATTCTTTGCTGCAAAATACACCGGACATGGTGGAGAAGTGTTTGTGA
- the c18h1orf174 gene encoding UPF0688 protein C1orf174 homolog isoform X2 has protein sequence MKTKQVGIRRSARIRNRELCAAASNISKQDVKDDGSMQEPPMPPHEAMPALDKTVSSPVQPSHPSKKQKCERVEVQTKEETVAAEQELEDAAIVLPHKPSHKSTEQNERPVTHEVCTEVSPMAQENMAPTTTSLPWRETEKQEKHADETQELANINGASAEISIQKVLEVIDKGMLENKEDIEKTEKCVDNDIEGRNSMEIDQPPGTSLKVDNSIFLDEDSNQPMPVGKFFGNVEIMQSVPLLDSVTRREYRRRHFIAKDEEDEELEDRAVDETAGEPRVLPLSENEVPVGTETKVNSLLQNTPDMVEKCL, from the exons GTTGGAATTCGCCGTTCAGCACGTATTAGGAATAGGGAGCTCTGTGCTGCAGCATCCAACATCTCCAAACAGGATGTCAAGGATGACGGTTCAATGCAGGAACCACCCATG CCTCCACATGAAGCAATGCCTGCACTGGATAAAACGGTTTCCAGTCCAGTCCAGCCCAGCCATCCCTCAAAAAAACAGAAATGTGAAAGGGTGGAAGTGCAGACAAAGGAGGAGACTGTTGCTGCTGAGCAGGAGCTGGAAGATGCAGCAATCGTCCTTCCTCACAAACCATCACACAAATCAACAGAACAAAATGAGAGACCAGTTACTCATGAGGTATGCACAGAAGTGAGCCCAATGGCTCAGGAAAACATGGCACCCACCACAACCAGCTTGCCGTGGAGAGAGACAGAAAAGCAAGAAAAACATGCAGATGAAACTCAAGAACTGGCCAATATTAATGGTGCTTCAGCAGAGATATCTATTCAGAAAGTTTTGGAAGTCATCGATAAGGGTATGTTGGAAAACAAGGAAGACATTGAGAAAACAGAAAAATGTGTAGATAATGATATCGAAGGGAGAAATAGTATGGAGATTGATCAGCCACCAGGCACCTCACTCAAAGTGGATAACAGCATTTTTCTGGACGAGGATAGCAATCAGCCAATGCCTGTTGGCAAGTTCTTTGGGAATGTGGAGATTATGCAA TCGGTACCACTCCTGGATTCTGTCACCAGGCGAGAGTATAGGAGGCGGCACTTCATTGCAAAAGATGAAGAGGATGAAGAACTGGAGGACAGGGCAGTGGATGAGACAGCAGGAGAGCCAAGAGTCCTGCCTCTTTCAGAAAATGAG GTGCCTGTGGGAACTGAAACAAAAGTAAATTCTTTGCTGCAAAATACACCGGACATGGTGGAGAAGTGTTTGTGA